The genomic interval TTTCACCCCCGGCGGCCAGGCGGTCGCCAACTTCCGCATCGCGACCAGCGACACCTGGACGGACAAGAACGGCCAGAAGCAGGAGCGCACGGAGTGGCACCGCATCGTGGTGTGGGGGAAGCTCGCGGAGCTCTGCGGCGAGTACCTGAAGAAGGGCCGCCAGTGCTACGTCGAGGGGCGCCTGCAGACGCGCGAGTGGACGGACAAGGAAGGCCGCAAGAACTACACCACGGAGGTGGTGGCCAACGGAGTGACCTTCCTCGGCGGCCGTGACGGCGCCGGCGCGGGTGGCGGTGGTGGCGGTGGCGGCCGCGGTGGTGGCTACTCGCAGCGCGGGGGTGGCCAGCAGCAGGGCGGCGGCTACGACGACTACGGCCCGCCTCCGATGGACGACGGTGGTGGCATGGGCGGCGGTGGCGGCAACGGCGGCGGGGACGACGACATCCCGTTCTAGGCCGGCAGTACGGAAGTGAAACGGCCGCTCCCGGAACCCCGGGGCGGCCGTTGTCGTTGCGGGGTTGCTCCGGGGAAGCCCCTCACCCGTAGGCGGCGCCGGCCTTGTACAACGCGAAGATGGCGCCCCAACCCATGGCCAGCAGCACCAGGAAGATGGCGATGGACCACGGCTCGAAGCGGCGCATGGAGCGCTCGGAGGCCAGCAGACCCCAGCCCATGGCGAAGCCCTGCAGGCCGTTGGCG from Archangium lipolyticum carries:
- a CDS encoding single-stranded DNA-binding protein, with protein sequence MAGGVNKVILIGNLGADPEVRFTPGGQAVANFRIATSDTWTDKNGQKQERTEWHRIVVWGKLAELCGEYLKKGRQCYVEGRLQTREWTDKEGRKNYTTEVVANGVTFLGGRDGAGAGGGGGGGGRGGGYSQRGGGQQQGGGYDDYGPPPMDDGGGMGGGGGNGGGDDDIPF